The genomic interval ATTCTTATCAATAGAAGTAGCATGATATGACTCAACCAGGTCTAGTTCTCCCGGTGAATAATCTGTTCTACAAACTCTCTTAGGACTTGTTTTCGGGCTTCCGGCGCATCCAGCTTTTCAAGACAGAATAACCCTAAGGCAAAATACTCGTTCATTTTGGCTTCGCAGAGCTGGCGGATATTGAGCCGGTTATAAATGTTAGTAACTGCTTTTACTTTTTCTTCCGCCACAAACTCTTTTTTAGCCAGCCAGTGCTGCAACTGTGCCTGGTCTTCGCCGGTGGCTGATTGCAGGGCTTTTATCAGCAGAAAAGTTTTTTTATTGGCAATGATATCACCCCCCACCTGTTTGCCAAATTTGGCTTGTTCCCCAAATACATCAAGCAGATCGTCTTTCAACTGAAAACCAATGCCAATGCTTTCGCCTAGTTCCCGCAGTAAAATAGTATCTCTCTCCGGCGCTTCTGATACCAGACCACCGAGTTCAAGACTAAAACCAAGCAGAGCAGCGGTCTTAAGGCCGATCATTTGCAGGTAATCTTCTTCACTTACCGTGGCTATTTTCTCAAAATTCATATCGAGCTGTTGCCCTTCGCAAACTTCGGAGGCACACCGGTTAAACCGGCGGATAACCGTTGGCATTTGTTCCGGCTTTAATTCCAGAAATAGCTCATAGGCACTTACTAGCATCACATCACCTGAAAGAATGGCTACATTGTTATTCCACTTGGTGTGTACTGTAGGATTTCCCCGGCGGAGTGGTGCCGCATCCATAATATCGTCGTGCATCAGCGTGAAATTATGGAATACTTCTACAGCAATGGCTGGTTTTGTATATTTCTGCCAGTTGTCGGTATACAGGTAACTCGCCAGTAAGGTGAGTACCGGACGCAGGCGTTTGCCTCCCAGTGACATCATGTATCGGATGGGCTCATATAGTTCAGGCGGATGCTGTCCGTATTGTAAAGAAGCGATTTCCTGATTGAGCACACTGGCTACTTGAGTTACATCCATTATAAGGCAAATTAAACCAGGTGTGAAGTAATAGATTTATCCGGGAATAGCCAAATATCCCGGGGCCTTTTGCATGTTATAAAAGAGGTACTATATACAGGTATATGTTTTATTATTCA from Rhodocytophaga rosea carries:
- a CDS encoding polyprenyl synthetase family protein is translated as MDVTQVASVLNQEIASLQYGQHPPELYEPIRYMMSLGGKRLRPVLTLLASYLYTDNWQKYTKPAIAVEVFHNFTLMHDDIMDAAPLRRGNPTVHTKWNNNVAILSGDVMLVSAYELFLELKPEQMPTVIRRFNRCASEVCEGQQLDMNFEKIATVSEEDYLQMIGLKTAALLGFSLELGGLVSEAPERDTILLRELGESIGIGFQLKDDLLDVFGEQAKFGKQVGGDIIANKKTFLLIKALQSATGEDQAQLQHWLAKKEFVAEEKVKAVTNIYNRLNIRQLCEAKMNEYFALGLFCLEKLDAPEARKQVLREFVEQIIHREN